The bacterium DNA window GATTGCTCGCCGGTGACAGACGGCGCGGCCTGCGTGATGCTGTGTCCCGCGGACGTCGCCAGGGAGCTGGGCAAGCCCGTCATCAGGGTGATCGGCTCGGGACACGCCACCGACACGATCGCGCTGCACGACCGCGCCGACTTCGCGGCGGTGCCGGTGGTCGGGATCGCCGCTCGCCGCGCCTTCGCGCAGGCGGGGATCACCATCGGCGACGTGGATTTCTGCGAGGTCCACGACTGCTTCACCATCGCCGAGATCGTCTGCACCGAGGAGCTCGGACTGTTCGAGCGCGGCCGGGGCGGACCCGCCGCCATGGATGGCCTGACCGCCCTGGACGGCAAGTCTCCCGTGAACACCTCCGGCGGCCTGAAGAGCAAGGGACATCCCGTCGGCGCCACCGGCGTCGCCCAGATCGCCGAGCTCTTGATGCAGCTCTCGGGCCGGGCGGGTGATCGCCAGCTCGCGTCGCCGCGCATCGGCCTGGCCCAGAACATGGGCGGCTCGGGCGGCAGCTGCACGGTCCACATCCTGGAGGTGGCGTCATGATCAGTCCGCGCTATCATCGAGAAATCCCGCAGCGCTACCGACTCGAGGCCGGCAAGTGCACGAAGTGCGGCGAGGTGCATTTCCCGCCCCGCAAGATCTGCCGCAAGTGCTTTGCCGAGACGTTCGAGACCGTGCGGCTGCCGCGACGGGGCAAGGTGCTCACGCACACGACAATCTGGATCCCGCCGGCGGCCTTCGAGGAGCAGAAGCCCTACGTGGTCGCCGTGGTCGAGCTCGCCGGCGGCGTGCGGTTGACCTGCATGGTGGCCGAGGCGCCTCCCGACGAGGTGAGGATCGGCACCGAGGTGGAGATCGTCTTCAGGCGCCTGCAGTCGGCGCCCGCCTGGGAGGTGCTGCAGTACGGCTACAAGGCACGGGTGATACCGGCCTAGGCCGACACCGACGCCCATGTGGACACCGCCCGCTTGGCTCCGGCACTTTGCGAGTCGCAAGCGGGCGGTGTCCACATGGGCGTCGGTGTGCTGCGCCGGCATCCGTGCCGTGTCGCCGCGGCAAGTGCTTCGGTAGGCGGGAGACACGGGATGTTGCCATCGGAGGCTGGATGGGGCACAATCGTACCGGAGTTGGAGACAACACCACGGGGGACCGAGATGAAATGCTTGAAGATGGTCCTGTGTCTGTCGATCCTCGGCCAGGCCGCGGCCGCGCAGCTCGTCGTCTTCGACAACTCCCACGCGCCCGGACACGAGATGTACGACGATTTCATCGCGGACCTGACGTCCCGCGGCTACACGGTCGAGAAACGCTCCACGCCTCTGATGGACAACGGCGACGCCGACGTGATCGTCCTGATGCCGGAGGATGCCTATGCGGCCGACGGCAACGCCTACACGTCCCAGGAGGCCGTCTGGCTCATGGAGTTCGTCGATTCCGGCAAGGGGCTCTTCGCCGGTCTCTGTCCCAATATCGACTACTGGTCGAACCTCCTGGAAGTCATGGACGAGTTCGGCATCGCCTCGGGCTATTACATCTGCAATCCGGCCTACTACATCTACTTCACCAGCCACCCCCTGTTCGCGGGCGTCCAGGAGATGGGCAACGAGTTTTCATATTGTCTGAGTCTCACCGCTTCCTTTCCGAGCACGGCCATCGCCAGCGACGGTCTGCACGACTACGTCGCCTGCTACGAAAACGAAGCGAGGGGAGACGGTGCGGCCGTCTGGGTCAGCCAGTACAGGATGATGTCCGACGACGGCCTTGACGATTACGACAACCTGGCCTTTCTGCGCAACGCCTTCGCCTGGTTGTCCCACGGCGGCGACGTGGCCGACGAGGCTTCCAGCTGGGGCGAAGTCAAACGGCTCTATCGCTGAACCGAGGTCCGACACGATCATGCGACCGCGATACGATATCAGGTTGCCGTGACCGCCGCGGCCGCTGATACTCGATGGCGACCAGCAACTTAACTTCCGGAGGCGCCATGAGATTCCTGTTGTACG harbors:
- a CDS encoding Zn-ribbon domain-containing OB-fold protein codes for the protein MISPRYHREIPQRYRLEAGKCTKCGEVHFPPRKICRKCFAETFETVRLPRRGKVLTHTTIWIPPAAFEEQKPYVVAVVELAGGVRLTCMVAEAPPDEVRIGTEVEIVFRRLQSAPAWEVLQYGYKARVIPA